In the genome of Luteitalea pratensis, the window CGACGACCTCGCTGACCTTCCCGTCAGCGGGAGGCTCCAAGAGCGTGACGGTGACGGCACCGAGCGGCTGCAGCTGGAGTACTGCCAACGACTCCGCCAGCACGTGGGTGAACCTGAATACCGCCGGCGGGTCGGGCAGCGGCTCGGTGACGGTCACGGCCGCGGCCAACACCGGCTCGGCGCGGAGCGCCACGGTGACGATTGCTGGAAAGACGGTCGCGGTCAGTGAGAGTGCCGTGAAGACCAGGGGCCGTAAGTAGAGCTGCGGGCGACGACGCCCGACAGACGTGATAGCGACCGATGCCGGGTCCGGAACTCCTCCGGATCCGGCATCGTCGTTTCGGGGCCGATAGGATCGCCCTGCGGACCGGTGCCCGGCGCCCGGTTCCCGGCTCCCGATTCCCGGCTCCCGTTGCCCGGTTCCCGGTTCCCGTTCCTATCGGTAGTACTCCTTGTACATCCCGCGCCGGAACAGCCACCCGCCGAGCGGCCCGAGCCAGGCAAGCACGTAGTACATGTGCCGTAAGTCGATCATCTCGATCAGGTTGCCGTCGAAGTCGCGCACGAAGAAGAACCAGTGGCCGCGCGGTGATTGCTCGGGCGTGCTCACGATCTCGACGCCCTTGACCTTGAGATGGTCGTGCCACTTGTGGACATTGCGCACCTCGAAGCTGAAATGAGTCTGCCCGACGCGGTTCCAGGGAATGCGCTCCGGCGGCAGCTTCGGTTCGAACCCGAAGATCTCCAGCGTGGCGCCGCCGGGCACCCGGATCCAGCCGATCTTGCATCTGGGCACGTCATGGTCGTGCCCGACGCCGAAGAAGCTGCGAACACGCTCGGGTGGCGCATCCGACACCCCTACCAGGGGGCACCCGAACACGTCCGCGTAGAACTGCACGAAACGGTGGAAGTCGGACACGGTGATGCCGACGTGGCTGAACGACTGGACCTTCATGTGCGCTGCGCGGCCGCGGGCGCGACACCGGCGGCAGCGTCCTCCGGGAGGCGCAGGTCGGTGCGCCGAAGGTGATCGGCGACACGCAGCCCCTGCGCGACGATGGTCAGGCCTGGGTTGACGGCCGCCGACGAGGGGAAGAACGACGCGTCGACTACAAACAGGTTCGGGATGTCGTGGGTGCGGCAGTACGGGTCGAGCACGGACGAGACCGGGTCGTGCCCGAACACCAGCGTCCCGCACTGGTGCGTGGTGTTCTTGGCGCGGTGCGATGCCGTCATGACTTTCCACGCGCCAAGGCGCCGCAGCATGCGTGTGGCCTCGACGACGAGTTGCTCATGGGCAGCCACGTTGTTGGGTGTGTAGTCCAGGCGAATGCGGCCGTCTTCGGTGAGCGTGACGCGGTTGTCATCACGGGGCAGATCCTCGGACATGGCGAGCCAGTCCACGCCGCGCGCCACCCACGCGTCGTATGCCCACTCCGGCACCCAGGTCACGCGACCCGAGAACCACGTATCGCCGACGACCTTCGCCATCAGGCCATGGGTGCGGCCCTGCGACTGTATCTGTCCGAGTGGGTACGGAACGCCAGGGCCGCGCAGGTAGAAATCGTTCACCGCGACAGTCTTCTGGAAGACGGCCGTGTTGACGCGCAACGGATGGAAGCCCTGCATCATGGTCGCCAGGTGCGCCATGTAGCGTCGTCCGACGAGTCCGGACGAATTGGCCAGTCCCCGCGGATGCTGCGTGGTCGCCGAGCGCAGCAGCAGGATCGCCGAGTTGACGGCCCCACACGCGACGACGATCACCGGCGCTTCGACGCGGATCGTCTGTCCCTCGCGGTCGACCTCCACCGCCTCGACACGCGTGCCGTCGCGGGTGGTGAGCAGGCGGCGCGCCTGCGCATGCGTCCACACCGTCACGCCCGCGGCCGCCGCCGGGCGAACACAACAGACGTCCGCGTCGCTCTTGCGGTGGATGCGACACGGGAACGAGTTGCAGGTGTTGCAGAGCTCACAGCCTCCAGGCAGCCCTGGATCGATCAGCCCGAGCGGCAGCGGCGACGGGTGCAGTCCCTGGCGCTGCAGCCCCGCGATCACCGGTTGCATGGCCTCGGCATGCGGCACGGGCGGATGCGGATATGGCCCGCGCGGAGGCTCGGTGGGATCGGCGCTGGCCTCGCCGTGCACGTGGTAGAGGCGCTCCGCGATGTCGTACCACGGCGCGAGATCGTCGTACGTGATCGGCCACGCGGGCGAAACGCCATCGCGGTGTGCGATCTCGCCGAAGTCCTCGCGGCGCAGGCGATACAACACGCTGCCCCAGTACTTCGTGTTGCCGCCGACGTTGTAATGGGTATAGGGCTGGAACTCGAGGCCGTCGCCGTCGACCCAACGCTCGGACGTACGGTATCGCAGATCCTTCCACACCGCGGCCGGGCTCCAGTTCTCCGGCTCCGACGGGACCTCACCGCCGCGCTCGATCAGGAGAATGCGACGCCGCGTCGAGGCCAGCGCGTGCGCCAGCGTGCCGCCGCCCGCACCGGAACCGATGATCACCAGGTCGAAATCGTAGGTTTGCATCACGGGATATCTGGCGCCGCCGGATCGCCGCCCGTCGCGCGCGCCGTGACCATGATCTGCTCCATCAACTGCTGGTCCTCGATCGCGCGCTCGAGCCGCATCTCGGGCGGACGACCCGTGTGGATGCTCGCCACGAAGTCGCGATACATCGCCTGGTAGCCGCGGATGTCGCGGATGCCCGGCAGGATGAGTCGAGGAAACCTGCCTCGCCGACGCGCCACGATGAAGCCGCCGTTGGACTCGAACGTGATCACGCCGTCACGGCCGAACAGCTTGGAAAGCCGCAGCCCCCGCAGCAGCGAGGGGATCTCGCGCGAGTACGACAGCGTGCCGACGGCACCCGAATCGTATTCGAAGGCCACGAGCAGGCTCTTGGCGCGCCGGTCGGGCCCGCTTCGCGACACCGTCGGTCGGTACCCATGTGCACGCGTGATCCTCGGGCCGAGACTGCCCGCGACGTGCAGCCAGTGGATGCCCTCCTCGAAGAACGCGTCGCCGCCGGCCATGGCCTCGTCGTTGCGCCAGTCGTCCTCGGCCTTGAGTCGATGCGCGATCGTGGTGAAGTGCGCGAACACGAGATCGCCGACGACGCCTTGCGCCAGGAGGCGACGCAACGTCACCGCCAGCGGCTTGTAGTGATCGTTCTCGCCGACGATGACGATGCGGCCGGCCCGATCGCGGGCGTCACGCACGGACAGGTAGTCGGCCATCGCCGGGAACGCGGGCTTCTCGACGAGCACGTGCTTGCCGGCGCCGAGCGCGCGCAATGTCAGGTCGAGGTGGAAGCGCGGCGGGACCGCCACGACGACGGCGTCCACGTCAACGGCGTCGATGGCAGATGCATAGTCGGCAAACGCGGCCCTGCCGCCGAACTGCCGACGATAGGCCTCGGCCCGGGCTGGATCGCGACTGGCGAAGCTGCAGGTGACCTCCGATCCGAGCGCCCGCAGGTGCTGGCAATGGACCCTGGTGATGTAACCGCAGCCGAGGAACGCGACATGGACGGGACCGGGCATCAGTGCGCGGTGCCCCGGTGACGAGGCAACCCGACGAGTGTACGCTGGATCCCGACGTCATGGCTCGGACGCGACGCGCTTTCCTGACCGGTCTTGCCACCGTGGCGGCCGCCGCCATGCCCCCTGCCTGGCAGGCCGGTGCGCGGAGCGGCCCGGTGTGGACACCGCAGCCAGCGGCGCTGAGGGGCGGGCGCTGGCCACGCTCCCTCGCAGAGCGGCGGGCGCTCGGTCTTCCCGAACCATCGAGATACCGTCGCGGCACATCCTCGATCGGGACACCAGGGGCGACGGCACGCCCGCGGGAGCCGCTCCTGGGCCCATCGCTCGTCGACGAGCGGCGTTCGCGGGCGGTCCCGCGGAAACCGACGCTCCAGGCCCGCTTCCCGGATCTGCGCCGGCGATTCGTGTTCGAGTACTACCCGTGGTACGACACCGATCCGTGGTTCCACTGGAACGACGATGATCATGCGCCGCCGCTGGACGTGACGGCCTCCTCGATGCCGCGGCTCGGCGCGTACGACACCTACGACGTCCGGGTGCTCGAACAGCACGCGCGCTGGATCGCCGAGGCGGGAGTCGGCGCCATCAACCTGAGCTGGTGGGGCCGCGGCGACTACACGGACCTCGCGGTCCCGCGGGTGATGGACGTGATGCGCGATCACGACATCAAGGTCACGTTTCACCTCGAGCCGTATCGCGACGACCGGTCGCGCAACTACGCCGACGACCTGCTGTTCCTGCTGCGCGAGTACGGCGAGAAGCGGCGGTGGGACACGTTCCTGCTGCTGGACCAGGGCAATGGCCGGGTGGCGCCGGTCTTCAAGTCGTTCCGGACGATCGTGCCGAGCCAGGTTCAGGACTGCCTCGGACGCATCTTCGATGTGCCCGACTACACCGCCGACGGCGACTGGCGGCGACAGACCGACACCGCGCGCGAGGAGACGCGGCGCGATTTCTCGCGCCTGTTCCTGTTGGCGGACTCCCTTGCCGTCGACCGCATCGGGGCAGGCGGATTCGACGGGCTGGCGGTGTACGACAACTTCGTCACCCCACCGCAATGGACGCGGATCGCGCAGGACGCCAGCGACGTCGGATTGCTCGCGTCGTTCAACGTCAACCCCGGCTTCGACCGCTATCCGGACCGGCACCCACCACCGCCGCCCGAGGTGGATCCGTGCTACGGCGGCCCACTGGGGTTCGAACCAGGCGGCACGCACCCCGATTGGCGTGACGCGCAGGCGCGGATCGCCGCGCAGGACCTGGCGCTTGGCCGGATCACCGAGTCGTTCGCGGCCACGACCACCCTGCAGGCGCAGGACGGCTCGGCCAATGTCAGTCGTGGCTTCTTCCTGGCCTATGTCAACTCGTTCAACGAATGGCACGAGGGTTCGCAGTTCGAACCGGCCAAGGACTTCGCCGAGCTGACGCCCGACGAGCGCCGCATCGGCTACCACAATCCGCCGGATGGCCACGCGCGGCTGCGTCGGTTGCGGTCTCTGATCGACGGCCTCACGAGCCCCGCATCCGCCCAGGCTTGATGCATGGACCCGCACCTGCAACGAGCACTCACCGAGATCGAGGCTGCAACCCACGGCCTGTCGGGCGCTGACTGGCAACGCGCCCCCGCGGGTCACTGGCATTGCGCGCAAATTGTCGAGCACCTCGGCAAGGCATACGGCAGCACGGCGTACATCCTCGACAAGTGCGTGGCCGACGGTGCGCCCAAGGGGAGGCGGCCGTCCTGGCGGCAGCGCCTGTTCGCGACGATGGTCGTGAATCTGGGGTTCCTGCCATCAGGCGTGAAGGCCCCCGCGATGACCGTTCCCGGCGGACTATCGGGTGACGAGGCACTGGCCCTGGCACGGCGAACACTACAGGAACTCGACGCGGCCGCAGTGCGATGCGTGGACAGGTTCGGGGCAGGCGTCCGCGTGGCCAACCACCCGATCCTCGGCGGCTTCACCGTGGGCCAGTGGCGCCGCTTCCACTGGGTCCACACCCGCCATCACATGCGCCAGATCCTCCAGCGCCGACGGTGAGGAGGGCTCAGGCGCGCCTGCGGCGCCGCATGGCCCAGACGGCGAGCGCCAGGGGTCATCAACGACGATGTGCCGGGGGCGGGCACCGTCAGGTCCAGTGCCTCGCCCACGTGCACACCCTGGTAGCTGCCGGGGTGTCGTTTCCCCGCAAGCACTGAGTAACGTCGGCAGAGTGATGACGGCGCATGCGAGTGGCCCCTCTCGGCTATGATGCCGAACGCCGTGCACACACTCGATCACTTCCGCCTCGATGGACACCGCGCCTTGATCACGGGCGCCAGCCGCGGTCTCGGCCGCGAGATGGCGCTCGCCTTTGCCGACGTCGGCGCCGACGTCGTGATCACCGGTCGCACGCCCGAGACCCTCGAGCGCACGGCCGACGAGATCCGCGCGCGAGGGACGCAGGCCTGGACACGGGTCGTGGACATGGGCCAGCCCGAGGCGTGCGAGGCCGCGTGCGAGGCCATCCGTGACACGCTCGGCCGCATCGACATCCTCGTCAACAACGTCGGCAACCGTGTGACCGGCGGCGCGATCCAGGACGAGCCGCTGGCCACCTGGCGGACATCGATCGACCTCAATCTGATCAGTGTCGTGCTACCGACGCGGATCTTTGCCGCCGCCATGCTGGCTGACAAGCGGCCTGGCCGGATCATCAACATCGCCTCCATCAGCGGCCTGATCGCCAACCGCGGCATCGGCGGGCGCGACTACGAGACCAGCAAGGCCGCCGTCATCCACTTCACGCGCTGCGCGGCCGTGGACTGGGCGCCGCATGGCATCACCGTCAACGCGATCTGCCCGGGGCTCTTCATGACCGATGTCAACCGGGAGTGGAATGAACGCCGGCCGGACGTCATCGAGGCGTTCGTACGCAACGTGCCGATGGGGCGTGCCGGCGAACCGCGGGAGATCGGACCGTTGGCCGTCTACCTCGCGGGCGCTGGTGCGGCCTACGTCACGGGCGCCACCTTCGTGATCGACGGCGGCTACACGGCGTGGTAGTCAACGACCGGCACGGCCGGGACCGCGAGAGATCCACGGAGCCTCACGACGCGTGAGCCTCTCCCTGCGTCATCGCCTTCAGGTAGGCATCCGCTTCCCCGATGGCCTGCTGCATGTCGACGATGAGGGCATCCACGTCGCGTGACACGGCAGCGAGCTCCCTGGTCAGGGCGCCGAGCGCGCGCGCGTTCAGGTTGTGCTTGAGGAACAGCACGCGATCTCGCAACGGCTTGAGCACCGGATCGATCTTCTTCTCGACCTGCTCCATGCGTGCGACCAGTGCTTCCGTGCGGCGGCGCGTGTCGCGCAACTCGCGCTCACTCTCGGCGCGCAGGGTGCGGTCGGAGTACTTGCCGAGTTCGTCCTGCCATTCCTTGAACAGGTCCTTCGAGACGTCGCGGACGGCGTTGACGCGGTCGTGGACGTCCCTGGCCCGGTCTTCGCTCCGCTCGAGTTCCTTGTTCAGCCTGTTGTAGGTCTCCTCGAGCTCGCCGCCCTGCACGTCGACGATTTCCTTGAGACGTTCGAGCGCCGTCTTGAAGTCCTCTTGTGCCTTGACCTGGGACTCGCGCGCTTCCTTGACGCGCTTCACGAGGATGTCGCGCTTCTCGAAGCCGACCTTCTTCATGGCCTTGTAGTAGAGGCTGTCGCATCCCGCGAGCGCCGCGGCGCACCCAATCAGCAACGCCACCACCTGCCGCCGCATCCACGTCGTCGAGCCCTGCCCATGCATGCCCAGCAGTGTAGCGTGCAGTTCCAGTGTCAGCCTTTCTACCTGGCCGGCACGCGCGGAGGGACGGCGAGTGGCGGGCCGTAGTACGGGTACCGATCGTATCGATCGTCGTCGCTTGTCGCGCGCGGATCGCCGGTCGTCGACATCCAGGTGGCAAGGCGATCTCGCAGGCGACGCAGGGTGGGCGCGTGCGCGGGATCCTGCGCCACGTTGTGTAGCTGGCCGGGGTCGGCCGCCACGACGTACAGTTCCTCGGCTGGCCGCTTCGCCATCGCGTGCGTGCGGAATGCCGCGAACGCCGTCCCCTCACGCATCAACAGCTGCTTGCTCGGGCCATCGTCTATGTCACCGAACGGGCCCACCGAGTGGTGGAGTACGGGATCTCCGGCGGGCCAGCGATCCGGGCGGAAGTTGCGGACATAGAGATACTCACGACTGCGAGCGGCTCGAGACGGGTATGACAGATCGCCGGCGCGGACATTCGCGTGTCGTTCGCGCTCCAGGAAGGCCATGTCCCGCTCAGCTTCGCCCGAGCGGCCCTCGAGCACCGGACGCAGGTTCAAGCCTGTCATGTCGACAGGCACGTCGAGCCCGGCAGCCTTCAGAATTGTCGGCGCGAGATCGGTAAGCGTGACGATCGCGTCCGACACGTGGCCGGCACTCGCGACGCCGGGCCACCGTATGACGAGCGGCACGCGCGTACCCCCGTCGTAGAGTGTCGCCTTGGCGCCTGGAAAGGGCATGCCGTTGTCGGAGGTGACGATGAGCAGCGTACGGTCTAGCTCACCGGCCCCCTCCAGCGCCGCCACGAGCGCGCCCAGGTCGCGATCAAAGCGCTCGACCTCCGCCAGGTAGTCGGCCACGTCGCTGCGCACCTCGGGCGTGTCGGGCAGGAACGCGGGCACGCGCACGCGAGCCGGATCGACACCCGCGCGGGCCCCGCTGGCCACCTCGTAGGGTCGATGCGGGTCGCTGCTGCCAAACCAGTACGCAAACGGCACGTTGGCGGTGCGCGTGGCGAGAAAGGCCGGAAAGGATGCGTAGCGAGGACCGGCCGGATTGCGCGTCCGGCCACCAGGCTCGATCGAACCGGGCCCCCAACCCTTGCCGGTATGGCCGACGAGATAGCCCCGCGCCTCGAGCAGATCGGGATAGACCGCGAACCGCGACGGCAGATGACTC includes:
- a CDS encoding VOC family protein, with product MKVQSFSHVGITVSDFHRFVQFYADVFGCPLVGVSDAPPERVRSFFGVGHDHDVPRCKIGWIRVPGGATLEIFGFEPKLPPERIPWNRVGQTHFSFEVRNVHKWHDHLKVKGVEIVSTPEQSPRGHWFFFVRDFDGNLIEMIDLRHMYYVLAWLGPLGGWLFRRGMYKEYYR
- a CDS encoding GMC oxidoreductase — translated: MQTYDFDLVIIGSGAGGGTLAHALASTRRRILLIERGGEVPSEPENWSPAAVWKDLRYRTSERWVDGDGLEFQPYTHYNVGGNTKYWGSVLYRLRREDFGEIAHRDGVSPAWPITYDDLAPWYDIAERLYHVHGEASADPTEPPRGPYPHPPVPHAEAMQPVIAGLQRQGLHPSPLPLGLIDPGLPGGCELCNTCNSFPCRIHRKSDADVCCVRPAAAAGVTVWTHAQARRLLTTRDGTRVEAVEVDREGQTIRVEAPVIVVACGAVNSAILLLRSATTQHPRGLANSSGLVGRRYMAHLATMMQGFHPLRVNTAVFQKTVAVNDFYLRGPGVPYPLGQIQSQGRTHGLMAKVVGDTWFSGRVTWVPEWAYDAWVARGVDWLAMSEDLPRDDNRVTLTEDGRIRLDYTPNNVAAHEQLVVEATRMLRRLGAWKVMTASHRAKNTTHQCGTLVFGHDPVSSVLDPYCRTHDIPNLFVVDASFFPSSAAVNPGLTIVAQGLRVADHLRRTDLRLPEDAAAGVAPAAAQRT
- a CDS encoding SDR family NAD(P)-dependent oxidoreductase; protein product: MHTLDHFRLDGHRALITGASRGLGREMALAFADVGADVVITGRTPETLERTADEIRARGTQAWTRVVDMGQPEACEAACEAIRDTLGRIDILVNNVGNRVTGGAIQDEPLATWRTSIDLNLISVVLPTRIFAAAMLADKRPGRIINIASISGLIANRGIGGRDYETSKAAVIHFTRCAAVDWAPHGITVNAICPGLFMTDVNREWNERRPDVIEAFVRNVPMGRAGEPREIGPLAVYLAGAGAAYVTGATFVIDGGYTAW
- a CDS encoding sulfatase, with the protein product MREQISLRLLSAGLAGALAVAEPGTLAQERSSGAARAPLNVVVAIADDWSWPHTGADGDPAARTPTYDRLAREGVRFTHAFTAAPSCTPSRAALLTGQAPHRLAEGAQLWSHLPSRFAVYPDLLEARGYLVGHTGKGWGPGSIEPGGRTRNPAGPRYASFPAFLATRTANVPFAYWFGSSDPHRPYEVASGARAGVDPARVRVPAFLPDTPEVRSDVADYLAEVERFDRDLGALVAALEGAGELDRTLLIVTSDNGMPFPGAKATLYDGGTRVPLVIRWPGVASAGHVSDAIVTLTDLAPTILKAAGLDVPVDMTGLNLRPVLEGRSGEAERDMAFLERERHANVRAGDLSYPSRAARSREYLYVRNFRPDRWPAGDPVLHHSVGPFGDIDDGPSKQLLMREGTAFAAFRTHAMAKRPAEELYVVAADPGQLHNVAQDPAHAPTLRRLRDRLATWMSTTGDPRATSDDDRYDRYPYYGPPLAVPPRVPAR
- a CDS encoding DUF2959 domain-containing protein, with the translated sequence MHGQGSTTWMRRQVVALLIGCAAALAGCDSLYYKAMKKVGFEKRDILVKRVKEARESQVKAQEDFKTALERLKEIVDVQGGELEETYNRLNKELERSEDRARDVHDRVNAVRDVSKDLFKEWQDELGKYSDRTLRAESERELRDTRRRTEALVARMEQVEKKIDPVLKPLRDRVLFLKHNLNARALGALTRELAAVSRDVDALIVDMQQAIGEADAYLKAMTQGEAHAS
- a CDS encoding DinB family protein, whose protein sequence is MDPHLQRALTEIEAATHGLSGADWQRAPAGHWHCAQIVEHLGKAYGSTAYILDKCVADGAPKGRRPSWRQRLFATMVVNLGFLPSGVKAPAMTVPGGLSGDEALALARRTLQELDAAAVRCVDRFGAGVRVANHPILGGFTVGQWRRFHWVHTRHHMRQILQRRR
- a CDS encoding Gfo/Idh/MocA family protein, which produces MPGPVHVAFLGCGYITRVHCQHLRALGSEVTCSFASRDPARAEAYRRQFGGRAAFADYASAIDAVDVDAVVVAVPPRFHLDLTLRALGAGKHVLVEKPAFPAMADYLSVRDARDRAGRIVIVGENDHYKPLAVTLRRLLAQGVVGDLVFAHFTTIAHRLKAEDDWRNDEAMAGGDAFFEEGIHWLHVAGSLGPRITRAHGYRPTVSRSGPDRRAKSLLVAFEYDSGAVGTLSYSREIPSLLRGLRLSKLFGRDGVITFESNGGFIVARRRGRFPRLILPGIRDIRGYQAMYRDFVASIHTGRPPEMRLERAIEDQQLMEQIMVTARATGGDPAAPDIP